One Candidatus Stygibacter australis DNA window includes the following coding sequences:
- a CDS encoding M6 family metalloprotease domain-containing protein, with protein MKKFVILALVIFSGWLLFGALLYDQPVSVEQPDGSKLNLLASGDEYYNYLHDANGYTVVQNPETGYYVYGTMSRGVLTASDNIVNEMNPASLGISPHLRISKEEYLQRRSRFDVPERYQSRAPTEGTLNNLVVYIRFADQSEFPEPRSEFDPLFNADDGETPSMYSYYQEVSYETLTISSSHYPISEMDTNMSYQSEYPRGYYSPYNYISNPEGYDGWEERAEREQTLLANAIEFIEPEVPDSLDIDGDEDGRVDNVCFIIRGGNDGWAELLWAHRWSLYMVDAYINGYLVRDFTFQPRTQVEVGTLNHEMFHALGAPDLYHYNSNVYAPAAAWDIMESGNGHMSAYMKYRYGNWIDELPLISEPGLYTLHPMSEGDENVYRIASNNPMEYFVLEYRKRVEGTYEMNLPGEGLLVWRVDGTLDGQGNADGPPDELYVYRPGGDYNSNGNPSGAPFNADYGRTEFNDETDPADWLQNGGYGGIFIHQVSSAGDSITFIYNPGEGFIAGTITSDQDDVDFTQGIVTIGDVEIMPGPEGGYSYVYYEGIYDVSAWLPGHGIETQTIEIITGDITMLDFDLSFLEAPYELTVNMEEAQMHLEWEFDDSSAETFEDFNVYVRLGENGNFQSIASTTENYYETTLSSAFDYAFYVIANYSNGDSEPSNIIEVVFSPINEDELILPEVDDFYSYPNPFNPETTIHFALAEAGKVRLSIYDIKGRLVNTLVNNILDEGAQAINWQGTDSQRRKVSSGVYFYRLERAGEPVRIKKLILMK; from the coding sequence ATGAAAAAGTTTGTGATATTGGCACTGGTGATATTTAGTGGATGGTTATTATTTGGAGCCTTACTGTATGATCAACCGGTGAGTGTGGAGCAGCCTGATGGCAGTAAATTGAATCTACTTGCAAGTGGAGATGAGTATTATAACTATCTTCATGACGCTAACGGCTATACTGTGGTTCAGAATCCTGAAACAGGTTATTATGTATATGGAACTATGTCCCGCGGAGTGTTAACTGCGAGTGACAATATAGTAAATGAAATGAATCCTGCTAGTTTAGGAATAAGCCCACATCTTCGTATAAGCAAAGAAGAATACCTTCAACGGAGAAGTCGATTTGATGTTCCTGAAAGATATCAGAGCCGTGCTCCTACAGAAGGAACTTTGAATAATTTAGTTGTATATATCAGGTTTGCTGATCAGAGTGAATTTCCAGAACCTCGCAGTGAATTTGATCCTTTATTTAATGCCGATGATGGAGAAACACCCTCAATGTATTCCTATTATCAGGAAGTATCCTACGAAACTCTTACTATCAGCAGCTCACATTATCCTATATCAGAAATGGACACAAATATGTCATATCAATCGGAATATCCCCGGGGATATTATTCACCTTATAATTACATCTCAAACCCGGAAGGATATGATGGCTGGGAAGAGAGAGCCGAGCGAGAGCAAACATTGCTGGCAAACGCCATTGAATTCATTGAACCGGAAGTTCCGGACTCTCTGGATATAGATGGCGATGAAGATGGACGGGTTGATAATGTATGCTTCATTATCAGAGGTGGAAATGATGGCTGGGCAGAATTATTATGGGCGCATCGCTGGTCATTATATATGGTGGATGCATATATAAACGGATACCTGGTGAGAGATTTCACATTTCAGCCACGAACTCAGGTGGAAGTGGGAACCTTGAATCATGAGATGTTCCATGCACTGGGAGCACCTGATCTATATCATTATAATTCCAATGTATATGCACCTGCTGCTGCGTGGGATATTATGGAAAGTGGTAATGGACATATGAGCGCTTATATGAAATATCGTTATGGCAACTGGATTGATGAACTACCCTTGATCAGCGAACCGGGCTTATATACCTTGCATCCAATGAGTGAAGGGGATGAAAATGTTTATCGTATAGCATCAAATAATCCAATGGAATATTTTGTGTTGGAATATCGTAAAAGAGTTGAAGGTACTTATGAGATGAATCTTCCTGGAGAAGGCTTACTAGTCTGGCGTGTTGATGGAACGCTTGATGGTCAAGGTAATGCAGATGGACCTCCAGACGAATTATATGTATATCGACCGGGTGGCGATTATAATAGTAATGGTAATCCCTCTGGAGCACCGTTCAATGCCGATTATGGCAGGACCGAATTCAATGATGAAACTGATCCTGCGGACTGGTTGCAGAATGGTGGATATGGAGGAATATTTATTCATCAGGTAAGTTCTGCAGGTGATAGCATCACATTCATCTATAATCCTGGTGAGGGCTTTATCGCAGGAACCATAACGAGTGATCAGGATGATGTTGATTTTACGCAGGGAATCGTAACGATTGGAGATGTTGAGATAATGCCCGGACCTGAAGGTGGATATTCTTATGTATATTATGAAGGCATTTATGATGTAAGTGCCTGGCTGCCGGGACATGGGATTGAGACTCAGACAATAGAAATAATCACAGGTGATATAACGATGCTTGATTTCGATCTATCATTTCTGGAAGCCCCTTATGAATTGACAGTAAATATGGAAGAAGCTCAAATGCACTTGGAATGGGAGTTTGATGATAGCTCAGCAGAAACTTTTGAGGATTTCAATGTGTATGTGAGATTAGGTGAGAACGGCAATTTCCAATCTATTGCCAGCACTACAGAAAATTATTATGAAACTACTCTTTCAAGTGCATTTGACTATGCATTTTATGTGATTGCAAATTACTCTAATGGAGATAGTGAACCTTCAAATATAATTGAAGTCGTTTTTTCACCAATTAATGAGGATGAATTGATCTTACCAGAGGTTGATGATTTTTACAGCTATCCGAATCCTTTTAATCCAGAAACTACAATACATTTTGCTTTGGCGGAAGCGGGGAAAGTACGATTGAGCATTTACGATATTAAAGGAAGATTAGTGAACACTTTGGTCAATAACATTCTTGATGAAGGTGCTCAGGCAATAAATTGGCAGGGCACAGACAGCCAGAGAAGAAAAGTAAGTTCAGGAGTATATTTTTACAGACTTGAAAGAGCTGGTGAACCAGTTAGAATAAAGAAACTTATTTTAATGAAATAA